From one Dysidea avara chromosome 9, odDysAvar1.4, whole genome shotgun sequence genomic stretch:
- the LOC136267488 gene encoding uncharacterized protein, whose translation MASNETEIANWTCEETARWASEHFSDDVVKRFEEKEVDGETLLMLGSCATMEMLNSCGLCTLKQQLLLRKLIAGSQASSSADTNPATSNSQNADPVGKNLTRNSKLTLHAMRSMKDMDKRMYLMKRNMVSTKAAEKWPGNNIPSFRNNKALQEVLTAFAKELAKDYSMDGFGEEAIRQHIKDCLHERKRQINQGYDYEKPPAKRSRVKKEKGSATKHADEIVKNDSGKQRVAELSTSKATLPDDYKVSSSQTHDSHDKLKVVIPSDEFSDSGKEESEESNGSKKKGKSKKVSNTPTSTAGRTLSHDKLKVVIPSDKFSDSGEEESEESNGSKNEGKSKKVSNTPTSTAGRTSSHDKLKVVIPSDEFSDSGEEESEESNGSTNKGKSKKVSDNPTSTAGRTLPPELTKQSATAVIFCAFSINNIRNVSRSQLYSAARLYCTSEEKKNLSKCDKKI comes from the exons ATGGCGAGCAATGAGACTGAAATCGCTAATTGGACCTGTGAGGAGACAGCGCGATGGGCTAGTGAGCACTTCAGTGATGATGTTGTGAAGCGTTTTGAAG AGAAAGAAGTTGATGGGGAAACCTTACTGATGCTTGGGAGCTGTGCTACTATGGAGATGTTGAATTCTTGTGGTCTTTGTACTCTGAAGCAGCAGCTGTTACTTCGCAAACTCATTGCTGGATCACAAGCTAGCTCTTCAGCTGACACAAACCCAGCAACCTCAAATTCTCAAAATGCAGACCCAGTAGGAAAAAACCTAACACGCAATTCTAAACTAACGTTGCATGCCATGAGAAGTATGAAAGATATGGATAAACGGATGTACTTGATGAA GAGAAACATGGTGTCCACAAAGGCTGCAGAGAAGTGGCCAGGAAATAATATTCCTAGTTTCCGCAACAATAAAGCATTGCAAGAAGTGCTCACTGCTTTTGCAAAGGAGCTTGCAAAAGACTATTCAATGGATGGTTTTGGTGAAGAGGCCATCAGACAACACATTAAAGATTGTCTCCATGAGAGGAAGAGGCAGATTAACCAGGGCTATGATTATGAAAAG CCACCTGCAAAGAGGTCAAGAGTTAAGAAAGAAAAAGGATCTGCTACTAAGCATGCTGACGAAATAGTAAAGAATGATAGTGGAAAACAAAGAGTTGCAGAATTGTCAACCAGTAAGGCCACTCTTCCTGATGATTATAAGGTGTCTTCTTCACAAACCCATGACTCACATGACAAGCTTAAGGTTGTCATACCCAGTGACGAATTCTCAGATTCTGGTAAAGAGGAGAGTGAGGAATCAAATGGGAGCAAGAAAAAAGGAAAGAGTAAGAAGGTGTCCAACACTCCCACTAGTACTGCAGGCAGGACATTGTCACATGACAAGCTTAAGGTTGTCATACCCAGTGACAAATTCTCAGATTCTGGTGAAGAGGAGAGTGAGGAATCAAATGGGAGTAAGAATGAAGGAAAGAGTAAGAAGGTGTCCAACACTCCCACTAGTACTGCAGGCAGGACATCGTCACATGACAAGCTTAAGGTTGTCATACCCAGTGATGAATTCTCAGATTCTGGTGAAGAGGAGAGTGAGGAATCAAATGGGAGTACAAATAAAGGAAAGAGTAAGAAGGTGTCTGACAATCCCACTAGTACTGCAGGCAGGACATTGCCACCTG AGTTGACTAAGCAGAGTGCCACAGCTGTCATTTTCTGTGCATTTAGTATAAACAACATAAGGAATGTGTCACGATCCCAACTGTATTCTGCTGCCAGACTGTACTGTACCAGCGAGGAAAAGAAAAACCTTTCTAAATGTGACAAAAAAATCTAA